The Catenulispora sp. GP43 DNA window ACGGCGATCCGCTTGGCGCCGGCGAGCGCGGCGCGCGCCCCGGGCAGCTCGGGCAAGCCGTAGGGCCAGGTCCCGGCGTGCGCCGAGCCGTAGTACTTCTCCCACGCCTGCTCGTCGGCGAGCCGGTAGTCGGCGCCGCAGTCGACGATCAGGGTGTCCGGCCCCAGCGCCTCGGCGATGGCCGCGGACTGGCCGTGCGGCAGCGCCAGGAAGACGACGTCGTGCCCGGCCAGCGTCTCGGCCGTGGTGTCGGCGACCACACGGTCGGCCAGCGGCGCCAGGTGCGGCTGGTGCTCGCCCAGTCGCGTCCCGGCGCTCGCCCCCGCGGTGAGCGCGCCGATCTGGAAATCCGGATGTCCCAGGAGGAGCCGCAGCAGCTCCCCGCCCGCGTAGCCGGTCGCCCCGGCCACCGCCGCCGTGTACGTCATGTGCATGAGAATACGGAATACGGAAACTGTATGCAAAGCGCGTCTCGACCCCCGGACAGCGCACCTCCAGCTTTGGCGGCCCGCGTCCGGCGTGCCGCGGGAGTGCGCCGATCGGGGGACGCCCGGCGGATCCGGCCTGCTCCGCAAGGCCCGCGAGAAAGCCTGCGAACAAGCCCGCGAATCAGCGAATTGCCCAGGCCATGTCCGGTCCAATACTGTCCGGTTCCATGTCAGGCACACGGTTCGGCATCCTGGGTCCGCTGCTGGTCGAGGACCCTTCCGGACCGCGTCCGGTCGCGGCCGCGCGGCAGCGCGCGGTGCTGGCCGCGCTGCTGCTCACCGCCCCGCGCACGGTCGCCGCCGCGGAGCTGGCCGAGCAGGTCTGGAACCTGGAACCGCCCGCCGGGGCCGCCGGCACACTGCACAGCTACCTGAGCCGGCTGCGCGCCGCCCTGGGACCGCTCGGAGACCGGGTGCGTACGCACAGCTCCGGGTACACCGTCGAACTGCACGACGGGGAACTGGACGTCGACGTCTTCCGCGACCTGCGCGAGCGCGCGCGAGAAGCGGTGGCCCGCGCCGACCTTCAGAGCGCTACCGCCCTGTACACCCAGGCGCTGGCGTTATGGCGGGGCGCGCCTTTGGCGGACGTGCCGGGCGGGCCCTGGCGCGACGACGCCGTCCGGTACTGGGACGAGCAGGAACTGCTGACCCGCGAGGAGCTGTTCGAGGCCGAGGTCCGACTCGGGCGCGCGGCGGCAGTCATCCCGCAACTACGGGTTCTGGTCGCGGAGAACCCGTTCCGGGAGCGGCCGGCCGCCCTGCTGCTCGGCGCGCTCGCCGCGGACGGCCGCCGCGGCGAGGCGCTGACCGAGTACCAGCGCGTGCGGCGGGTGCTGGTCGACGAGGCGGGCATCGAGCCCGGGGAGCAGCTGAAGGCCGCGTTCCTGGAGATCCTGCGCGAGGACGAGGACCGGCCGGCCACGCCGCGTCTGCTGCCCGCCGACCTCGCCGACTTCACCGGCCGCGAGGACCAGTTGGCCGCCGTCGCCGAGGTCCTCACGGCGCCCGAGCCCGGCGACGCGCCGGCGGTCGTGGTGGTGACCGGCCCCGGCGGGATCGGCAAGACCTCCTTCGCGGTGCGGCTCGGGCAGCGGCTGCGGCCGCGCTTCCCGGACGGCCAGGTGTTCCTGCGCCTGGGCGGACTGCGCGCGCCCCGGCGTCCGGCAGAGTTGGTCGCCGAGGTACTACGGGCGCTGGGCGTCACCGACATCCCCGGCGATGCCGACCGGCGCACCGCGCTGCTGCGCGGCACGCTGGCCGACCGCCGGGTGTTGCTTGTACTGGACGACGCCACCGACCCGGCGCAGATCCGGCGGCTGCTGCCGGCCAGCGCCCCGGCCGCGGTGGTGGTCACCAGCCGGCGGCGGCTGCCGGGGCTGGCCGGGCAGGTGCCGGTGGAGCTGGGACGGCTGCCCGCCGACCAGGCCGCGGCGCTGCTCGGGCGCATCATCGGCGCCGAGCGGGCCGGGGCGGAGCCCGCGGCGCTGGCGCGGCTGGTCGAGGCGTGCGGCGGGCTGCCGATCGCGCTGCGGATCTGCGGCGCGCGGCTGGCGCAGCGGCGGGGACGCAGCATCGCCTCGCTGGTCTCACGGCTCGAGGCGGTCGGGCAGCGGCTGGAGGGGATCGACGCGCTGCAGGGCACGCCGAACCCGAGTCCGAACCCCAACCCGAACCCGAACCCGAACCCGAACCAGACCTCCTACCCGAGCTACAACGACAACGACGACATCGCCGCAGGTGACGCCCAGCGCTCAGCACTGCGCGGCCCGCTGGAGGAGAGCTACCTGGCGCTCAACTACGGCGCCGCCGGCCGCGACGTCGACCTGGCCCGTGCCTTCCGGCTGTTGAGCCTGATCGGCGGCGAGCGTTTCAGCCTGCCGGCCGCCGCGGCGGCGTTGGGCCTGGACGAGTTCGACGCCGACTCCGCCGTGGAGCACCTGGTCCAGGTCTCGCTGCTGGAGGCGGCGGCGCCGGACCGGTTCGCGTTCCATCCGCTGATCCAGGAGCTAGCACGGGAACACGCAGCGGCCACCGACCCTGAGCAGGCGCGCGCCGAGGCGGTGCGGCGCTGGACGTCGTGGTGCCTGGCCGGCGCGGCCGTCGCGGACCGGCTGTTCGACCCGAACCGGCCCAGGCTCGCGTGGGAGGCGTGGATCCCGGATGCCTCCCCCGCGCCGTTCGCCGGTCTTCCCGAGGCCGGCGACTGGTTCGACCGCGAGTCGGCCGGGCTGCTCGAAGCCGCCGCCGCGGCCGCCGCGGCCGGCGACCACGCGACGGCCGCGGCCCTGCCGCTGGTCCTGCTGCACGGCTTCCGGATCCGGGGCCGCGTGGAAGAGCTCGAAGAACCGCTGCGGGCCGCAGTGGAGGCGGCAGTCGAGCTCGGCGAGCCGGAAGTAGCCGGCGTGCAGTTGAACAGCCTGGCCATCGTCTACGGCGCGCTCGGGCGGTTCGATGAGGCGATCGCGACGTTCGCCGAAGCCGTCCCGCACTACGAGTCGGCCGGGCTCGCCGAGCGCGTGGCGCAGGCCCGGATCAACGCCGCGATCACCGTGGCGCAGAGCGGCCGGCCCGCCGAGGCCGCCGAGCGGCTGAAGGACTCCCTGGCCGAGCTCGACGCGCTGCCGGCGACGCCGCTGCTGTCCAGCCTTCAGGTGTCGGTGATGCTCGCGCTGACCGAGGCGCTGCGGGATTCGGGGGATCCGCAGGCGGCCCTGGAGCTGTACCCGCGGCTGCTGGCCGCGGCCGAGGCCGTCGGGGACACCCCGCGCCTGGCCATCGCCTGGGGCAACCTCGGCAAGCTGCACGCGAAGAACGGCCGCGCCGAGGAAGGCGTCCCGTGCATCGACAAGGCGCTGGAGCTGCACCGCTCGATCGGCAACCGGGACGGCGAGGGCTACGCGCTGTGGGCGCTGGGCGAGGCGCGCGCGATTCTGGGGCAGAAGGACCGCGCGCGCTGCGCGTGGTCCGAGGCGCGCGAGATCTTCCTGGCGCTCGGACGGCACGGCTACGCCGCCGATCTCGCGCAGTCGATCGCCGAGCTCGACGAGCCGGCCCCGGCCCCGAGTACGTCCGGCGCATCCGACACGTCCGAGACATCTGTGGCCTGAGCCGGCGCCTGCCACGACACCCCGGTTCGGCCAGCCCCCTCCGACCGGCCGACCCGGTATACGTGCGCAGACCGCGGTCTGCCCGCCGCCCCACGACGGGCAGACCGCGTGCTCAGGCCCCCCTGGTCCCAGCGGCCCCCGATGCGGATCCGTTGGAACCCTCCCCTACCAGGTCCCGTTGTGTTCCCTGGTTGTCACCAATTCTGGGCGGGCACGCTTGCGTTTGGCTTGCGCGGCGAGTGCGCCGTGCAAGAACGCGGTGACGAAGGGGATTGCGCCATGATCATCAGGGTGTGGCGGGGCTGGACCACGCCGGGGAACGCCGACGCCTACGAGGCACTGCTGCGCGAGGAGATCACCGGCGAGTCGGTCGACGGCGAGCAGACGCCGGGGATGCTCGGGATCGACGTCATGCGGCACGACCCGGACCCGACCGACACCGGAACACCGTCCGAGGTCGAGTTCAGCACCATCATGTACTTCTTCGACTGGGACTCCGTCCGCGCCTTCGCCGGCCAGGAAACGTACGCCGCGGTCGTCCCCGAAGCCGACCGCGCCCTGCTGACCCGATGGGACACGCAGTCACGGCACTATGACCTGCTGTCGCGCAACGGGCAGTGGAAAACCCTTGCGGAGGGCTGATCCCGGCGCAAGGATCATGACGTATGACCCAACCCGCTGAACCCGACAAGGCCCTCGCGCCAGGCGTCCTGCCGCCGGACACCATCGACCTGGACGGCTTCCACCTGCGCCGTCCCACCGCCGAGGACACCGAGGCCCTGCACGAGGCCGTGAAGGCCAGCTTCGCCGAACTGCACCCGTGGATGCCCTGGTGCACCGAGCCGGTGGAGATCGAGGCGCAGCGCGGGTTCATCGAACGCTCCGAGACCAGCTGGAGCACACAGACCGCGTTCAACTGGCTGATCGTGGACGCCGGCGGCCACCTGATCGGGACCATCGGCCTGATGGACCGGATCGGCCCCGGCGGCCTGGAGATCGGCTACTGGCTGCGCAGCGACGCCACCGGCCGCGGCGTGATGACCCGCGCCACCGCCCGCGTCACCGACATCGCCCTGGCCCTGCCGGGCGTGGAGCGCGTGGAGATCCACTGCGACGCCGCGAACGTCCGCAGCGCCGCGGTCCCCCGCCGCCTGGGCTACCGCCTGGACCGCGAGGCCCACACGGAGCCGACCGCCCCCGGCGAGTCGGGACTGAACCAGTACTGGATCACGCCCTGAAGCAGCCCGGGGACGAGGCGGCGCACGCGGCGATGGCGGACGCCACCGACGCGGCGGACGGGCCCGTCGTGTACCTGCTGGCCGGGCTGACCGGCTCCGGGAAGACGACGTACGCACGGCGCCTGGAAGCCGAAGGCGCCCTGCGGCTGTCGGTCGACGAAGAGGTCTTCGCCCGCCACGGCCGCCACGGCATCGACTACCCGGAGCAGGAGTACCCGCAGCGCGAGGCACCGGTGCTCCGGGACATCGAGCGCCGCCTGGCCGAAGCGGTCCGGGCGGGCCGCTCGGTCGTGCTGGACTACGGCCTGTGGCTGCGCACGGAGCGCGACGCGTACAAGAAGCTGGTCCAGGACGCCGGCGGCCGCTGGCGCCTGATCTACCTGAAGGTGGAACGGGCCGAACTGCTGCGCCGCCTGACCGAGCGCAACGCCCGCGAGGACGCCAACGCACTGACGGTGACCCCTGCGATGCTCGACGCTTTCTTCGCCCGGTTCGAGGAGCCGGTTGGCGAG harbors:
- a CDS encoding GNAT family N-acetyltransferase; its protein translation is MTQPAEPDKALAPGVLPPDTIDLDGFHLRRPTAEDTEALHEAVKASFAELHPWMPWCTEPVEIEAQRGFIERSETSWSTQTAFNWLIVDAGGHLIGTIGLMDRIGPGGLEIGYWLRSDATGRGVMTRATARVTDIALALPGVERVEIHCDAANVRSAAVPRRLGYRLDREAHTEPTAPGESGLNQYWITP
- a CDS encoding BTAD domain-containing putative transcriptional regulator; this encodes MSGTRFGILGPLLVEDPSGPRPVAAARQRAVLAALLLTAPRTVAAAELAEQVWNLEPPAGAAGTLHSYLSRLRAALGPLGDRVRTHSSGYTVELHDGELDVDVFRDLRERAREAVARADLQSATALYTQALALWRGAPLADVPGGPWRDDAVRYWDEQELLTREELFEAEVRLGRAAAVIPQLRVLVAENPFRERPAALLLGALAADGRRGEALTEYQRVRRVLVDEAGIEPGEQLKAAFLEILREDEDRPATPRLLPADLADFTGREDQLAAVAEVLTAPEPGDAPAVVVVTGPGGIGKTSFAVRLGQRLRPRFPDGQVFLRLGGLRAPRRPAELVAEVLRALGVTDIPGDADRRTALLRGTLADRRVLLVLDDATDPAQIRRLLPASAPAAVVVTSRRRLPGLAGQVPVELGRLPADQAAALLGRIIGAERAGAEPAALARLVEACGGLPIALRICGARLAQRRGRSIASLVSRLEAVGQRLEGIDALQGTPNPSPNPNPNPNPNPNQTSYPSYNDNDDIAAGDAQRSALRGPLEESYLALNYGAAGRDVDLARAFRLLSLIGGERFSLPAAAAALGLDEFDADSAVEHLVQVSLLEAAAPDRFAFHPLIQELAREHAAATDPEQARAEAVRRWTSWCLAGAAVADRLFDPNRPRLAWEAWIPDASPAPFAGLPEAGDWFDRESAGLLEAAAAAAAAGDHATAAALPLVLLHGFRIRGRVEELEEPLRAAVEAAVELGEPEVAGVQLNSLAIVYGALGRFDEAIATFAEAVPHYESAGLAERVAQARINAAITVAQSGRPAEAAERLKDSLAELDALPATPLLSSLQVSVMLALTEALRDSGDPQAALELYPRLLAAAEAVGDTPRLAIAWGNLGKLHAKNGRAEEGVPCIDKALELHRSIGNRDGEGYALWALGEARAILGQKDRARCAWSEAREIFLALGRHGYAADLAQSIAELDEPAPAPSTSGASDTSETSVA
- a CDS encoding AAA family ATPase — encoded protein: MADATDAADGPVVYLLAGLTGSGKTTYARRLEAEGALRLSVDEEVFARHGRHGIDYPEQEYPQREAPVLRDIERRLAEAVRAGRSVVLDYGLWLRTERDAYKKLVQDAGGRWRLIYLKVERAELLRRLTERNAREDANALTVTPAMLDAFFARFEEPVGEGEQRL
- a CDS encoding antibiotic biosynthesis monooxygenase, with the protein product MIIRVWRGWTTPGNADAYEALLREEITGESVDGEQTPGMLGIDVMRHDPDPTDTGTPSEVEFSTIMYFFDWDSVRAFAGQETYAAVVPEADRALLTRWDTQSRHYDLLSRNGQWKTLAEG